From a single Caloenas nicobarica isolate bCalNic1 chromosome 12, bCalNic1.hap1, whole genome shotgun sequence genomic region:
- the HDX gene encoding highly divergent homeobox, which yields MNLRSVFTVEQQRILQRYYENGMTNQSKNCFQLILQCAQETKLDFSVVRTWVGNKRRKMSSKSAVESGGTPPGTVPTTPSVPPEAAVRNVVNIARSQSQQSSWTSSNNDVIVTGIYSPASSSGRQGSTKQTNVSMAEIHKTSIPRLPGKSDTEFQQQHHIPLGRQVPHCKNASLLVGEKTIILSRQTSVLNSANSIYSHTKKSYGGSSVQTAELVLPQKPMICHRPCKAEPVGCQRLQKPEHAPLVSHVPPGQRANSRDPACSTQNLEIREVFSLAVTDQPQRIVGGSAMQKRCAVEGSCLSIAMETGDVDDEYAREEELASMGAQIQSYSRYCESSSSVRVENQSAASSGPGRNMSCSSQMANARDVPDNILYHNRDYHLPARTSLHTTSSTLYNSGNPSRSTFSPHFTSSSQLRLSQNQNNYQISGNLTVPWITGCSRKRALQDRTQFSDRDLATLKKYWDNGMTSLGSVCREKIEAVAAELNVDCEIVRTWIGNRRRKYRLMGIEVPPPRGGPADFSDQSEFVSKSALNPGEETATEVGDDNDRNDEVSICLSEGSSQEETNESLQNEEIGHKDDDQNPVSTDNVKIEIIDDEESDMISNSEVDQMSSLLDYKNEEVRFIENELENHKQKYFELQTFTRSLILAIKSDDKEQQQALLSDLPPELEEMDFNHASPEPDDTSFSLSSLSEKNASDSL from the exons ACGTGGGTTGGCAATAAGCGGAGGAAGATGAGCAGCAAGAGTGCTGTAGAATCTGGCGGCACTCCCCCAGGGACTGTCCCTACTACTCCGTCAGTACCTCCAGAAGCAGCTGTTAGAAATGTGGTAAATATTGCTCGATCCCAAAGCCAGCAGTCTTCTTGGACCTCTTCTAATAATGATGTGATAGTTACTGGTATATACAGTCCCGCTAGTTCATCTGGTAGGCAAGGATCTACCAAACAGACAAACGTTTCAATGGCGGAAATCCATAAAACCTCTATTCCACGGCTACCAGGAAAAAGTGATACAGagtttcagcagcagcaccacatccCTCTAGGACGACAAGTACCACATTGTAAAAATGCTTCCCTATTAGTAGGGGAAAAGACTATTATTTTATCTAGGCAAACAAGCGTACTGAATTCTGCGAACTCCATATATAGTCACACTAAAAAAAGCTATGGCGGTTCCTCAGTCCAGACCGCAGAGTTGGTGTTACCTCAGAAACCCATGATCTGCCACAGACCCTGTAAAGCTGAACCTGTGGGATGTCAACGGTTACAAAAACCGGAACACGCACCTCTCGTGTCGCATGTGCCCCCTGGCCAAAGGGCTAATTCCAGGGACCCTGCTTGTAGCACACAAAACCTGGAAATCCGTGAAGTGTTTTCTCTGGCGGTTACAGATCAACCTCAACGAATTGTGGGAGGGAGTGCGATGCAGAAGCGTTGCGCGGTGGAGGGCAGCTGTCTGTCCATCGCGATGGAGACTGGAGATGTGGATGACGAGTACGCTAGAGAAGAAGAGCTGGCATCCATGGGAGCGCAAATACAAAGCTATTCAAGATACTGTGAAAGCAGCAGTTCTGTTCGAGTAGAGAACCAAAGTGCAGCCTCGTCTGGGCCAGGAAGAAACATGAGCTGTAGTTCACAGATGGCGAATGCCAGGGATGTGCCTGACAATATTCTGTATCATAACAGAGACTACCACTTGCCTGCACGGACCTCCTTACATACAACATCCAGTACGTTATATAACAGTGGTAACCCATCAAGAAGTAccttttctcctcattttaCATCTTCAAGTCAACTGAGGCtgtcacaaaaccaaaataattatCAG ATTTCAGGAAACCTTACTGTGCCTTGGATTACAGGTTGTTCCAGAAAAAGAGCA TTACAGGACCGCACACAATTTAGTGACCGAGACTTAGCTACCCTAAAGAAATACTGGGACAATGGCATGACCAGCCTGGGCTCagtctgcagagagaaaattgaAGCTGTGGCTGCAGAATTAAATGTTGACTGTGAAATAGTGCGG ACTTGGATTGGGAATCGAAGACGGAAATATCGTTTAATGGGGATTGAGGTCCCACCCCCTAGAGGAGGTCCTGCTGATTTCTCTGATCAATCTGAATTTGTTTCTAAATCAGCACTTAATCCAGGAGAGGAAACTGCTACTGAAGTGGGGGATGATAATGATAGGAATGATGAAGTATCAATCTGCTTATCTGAAGGAAGCTCACAAG aagagacaaatgaatctcttcaaaatgaagaaattggTCACAAAGATGATGACCAGAATCCAGTATCTACCGATAATGTG aaaatagaaattataGATGATGAAGAAAGTGATATGATAAGTAATTCTGAAGTGGATCAAATGAGTTCTCTTTTGGATTATAAG AATGAAGAAGTCCGGTTCATTGAGAATGAGTTGGAGAACCacaaacagaagtattttgaaCTACAGACGTTCACTCGGAGTTTGATACTTGCTATTAAATCAGATGataaagagcagcagcag GCACTGCTCTCAGACTTACCTCCTGAACTAGAAGAAATGGATTTCAATCACGCGTCCCCAGAGCCTGATGATACCTCATTCAGCTTGTCGTCTTTATCAGAGAAAAACGCCTCAGACagtttgtga